The Tenrec ecaudatus isolate mTenEca1 chromosome 6, mTenEca1.hap1, whole genome shotgun sequence genome has a window encoding:
- the LOC142451618 gene encoding NKG2-A/NKG2-B type II integral membrane protein-like — translation MNNQAILYSELNLTKSSKKQQKKPKDANAPISTTVQEITYVELNLQNTCQDHENNKKNFHCREKLTAGILGIICIVLMAGVLVVKIRTPHTIPTYSSHCDGCMEDWFSYSNHCYNISTEKKNWTESRMACASKKSSLLIIENDEEMDFVLQQALLKSFLLSSWIGLTRKSTSHDWSWINGSIFKNNISVLENSNPNCGFLQSTGLWADRCEAAKTYICKNKI, via the exons ATGAATAATCAAGCTATATTGTACTCAGAACTGAATCTGACCAAGAGCTCaaaaaagcagcaaaagaaaccTAAggatgctaatgcacccatttcaaCCACTGTGCAGGAAATAACTTACGTGGAGTTAAATCTTCAGAATACTTGTCAAGATCATGAAAACAATAAGAAGAATTTCCACTGCAGAG AGAAGCTCACTGCGGGAATTTTGGGAATCATCTGCATTGTCTTGATGGCCGGTGTACTAGTTGTGAAAATCAGAACTCCTCATACAATTCCGACATATT CATCTCATTGTGATGGTTGTATGGAGGATTGGTTTTCCTACTCCAACCATTGCTATAACATTAGCACTGAAAAGAAAAACTGGACTGAGAGCCGGATGGCCTGTGCTTCCAAGAAATCCAGTCTACTTATTATAGAAAATGATGAAGAAATG GATTTTGTGTTGCAACAGGCATTATTGAAGTCCTTCTTACTTTCTTCATGGATTGGTCTCACTCGCAAAAGTACAAGTCATGATTGGTCTTGGATAAATGGTTCCATTTTCAAAAATAA CATCAGTGTTTTAGAAAATTCTAACCCTAACTGTGGTTTTCTACAATCCACTGGTCTTTGGGCAGATAGGTGCGAGGCTGCAAAGACATACATCTGTAAGAATAAGATTTAG